The Kaustia mangrovi genome has a segment encoding these proteins:
- a CDS encoding ABC transporter ATP-binding protein — MALLEIENLTVDFETAMGRLRAVDGVSLAVDEGEILGIVGESGSGKSVSMLAAMGLLPWTATVTADRLAFAGRDLLTMSARDRRQIVGRDLAMIFQEPMTSLNPCFTVGFQLTEALKAHTGLKRAERRDRAVELLRLVGIPKPEGRLSSFPHQLSGGMNQRVMIAMAISCNPKLLIADEPTTALDVTIQAQILELLVRLQRETGMAMVLITHDMGVVAETAERVNVQYAGQKVEEQTVEGLFADPHHPYTAALLAALPERAHARHLPSIPGVVPGLIDRPRGCLFSPRCRFATAHCRDVAPVEAAAAMGRALCHYPLKNGEPQGHPGPVPAGEARA, encoded by the coding sequence ATGGCACTTCTGGAGATCGAGAACCTGACCGTCGATTTCGAGACCGCCATGGGCCGCCTGCGCGCCGTGGACGGCGTCTCCCTCGCCGTCGACGAGGGCGAGATCCTGGGCATCGTCGGCGAATCGGGCTCCGGCAAGTCGGTCTCCATGCTGGCAGCCATGGGGCTCCTGCCCTGGACGGCGACGGTGACCGCCGACCGGCTCGCCTTTGCCGGCCGCGACCTCCTCACAATGTCCGCGCGCGACCGCCGGCAGATCGTCGGGCGCGACCTCGCCATGATCTTCCAGGAGCCGATGACGAGCCTCAACCCCTGCTTCACCGTCGGCTTCCAGCTCACCGAGGCGCTGAAGGCGCATACCGGGCTGAAGCGGGCGGAACGCCGCGACCGCGCGGTGGAGCTCCTGCGGCTCGTCGGCATCCCGAAGCCCGAGGGCAGGCTTTCCTCATTCCCCCACCAGCTCTCCGGCGGCATGAACCAGCGCGTCATGATCGCCATGGCCATCTCGTGCAATCCGAAGCTCCTGATCGCGGACGAGCCGACCACCGCGCTCGACGTGACCATCCAGGCGCAGATCCTGGAGCTGCTCGTGCGCCTGCAAAGGGAGACCGGCATGGCCATGGTGCTCATCACCCACGATATGGGCGTGGTCGCGGAGACGGCGGAGCGCGTGAACGTGCAATATGCCGGCCAGAAGGTGGAGGAGCAGACGGTGGAGGGCCTGTTCGCCGATCCCCATCACCCCTATACGGCGGCGCTGCTCGCGGCCCTGCCGGAGCGCGCCCATGCGCGCCACCTGCCCTCGATCCCCGGCGTCGTGCCGGGCCTGATCGACCGGCCGCGGGGCTGCCTGTTCAGCCCGCGCTGCCGGTTCGCCACCGCCCATTGCCGCGACGTCGCCCCGGTCGAGGCCGCCGCGGCGATGGGCCGGGCGCTGTGTCACTATCCGCTGAAGAACGGCGAGCCGCAGGGCCATCCGGGCCCCGTTCCCGCCGGGGAGGCGAGGGCATGA
- a CDS encoding peptide ABC transporter ATP-binding protein: MTGSADAVLRADGLTRDYEVSRGAFHKPAFLKAVAGTSFTLSRGRTLAVVGESGCGKSTLARMVTMIEPPSSGRLEIAGLDVASADAEARRTLRTKVQIVFQNPYGSLNPRQRIGAALEEPLLVNTRLPGRERRERAQAMMEQVGLRPEHYDRYPHMFSGGQRQRIAIARALMLDPEILVLDEPVSALDVSIQAQVLNILVDLQETLGLAYMFISHDLSVVRHIADELMVMYLGRPVEQGPREEIFSEPRHPYTQALLSATPVAEPGHSRQRIVLRGELPSPIDPPPGCAFHPRCPLAFDRCRVERPELKPARGVHAACHAVEEALAAGRPIPKATGAGAEAETS; encoded by the coding sequence ATGACGGGAAGCGCGGATGCGGTGCTGAGGGCCGACGGCCTGACCCGCGACTACGAGGTCTCGCGCGGGGCCTTCCACAAGCCGGCCTTCCTGAAGGCCGTGGCTGGCACCTCTTTCACCCTGTCGCGCGGCCGCACGCTCGCCGTTGTCGGCGAATCGGGCTGCGGGAAGTCGACGCTCGCGCGCATGGTCACCATGATCGAGCCGCCGAGTTCGGGCCGGCTGGAAATCGCGGGGCTCGACGTGGCCTCGGCGGACGCCGAAGCCCGCCGCACGCTGCGCACGAAGGTCCAGATCGTGTTCCAGAACCCTTATGGCTCGCTCAATCCGCGCCAGCGTATCGGGGCGGCGCTGGAGGAGCCGCTGCTCGTCAATACGCGGCTGCCGGGCCGGGAGCGGCGCGAGCGCGCGCAGGCCATGATGGAGCAGGTGGGCCTGAGACCGGAGCATTACGACCGCTATCCGCACATGTTCTCCGGCGGCCAGCGCCAGCGCATCGCCATCGCGCGCGCGCTCATGCTCGATCCGGAGATCCTCGTTCTCGACGAGCCGGTCTCCGCCCTCGACGTGTCGATCCAGGCGCAGGTGCTCAACATCCTGGTCGATCTGCAGGAGACGCTGGGGCTAGCCTATATGTTCATCAGCCATGACCTGTCCGTCGTCCGCCATATCGCCGACGAACTGATGGTAATGTATCTCGGCCGCCCGGTTGAGCAGGGCCCGCGCGAGGAGATCTTTTCCGAGCCCCGCCACCCCTATACGCAGGCGCTCCTGTCGGCGACGCCGGTTGCCGAGCCGGGCCATTCAAGGCAGCGCATCGTGCTGAGGGGCGAACTGCCCTCGCCTATCGACCCGCCGCCGGGCTGCGCCTTCCATCCGCGCTGCCCGCTGGCCTTCGACCGCTGCCGCGTGGAGCGCCCGGAGCTCAAGCCTGCAAGGGGCGTCCATGCCGCCTGCCATGCCGTCGAGGAAGCGCTGGCCGCCGGCCGGCCCATCCCGAAGGCGACGGGGGCCGGGGCCGAAGCCGAAACGAGCTGA